Proteins encoded within one genomic window of Brachybacterium muris:
- a CDS encoding LLM class flavin-dependent oxidoreductase: protein MTASDASTDTTSSSVPHVPLSILDLVSISEGQSTRDAIAASMEGAKTADRLGYERYWFAEHHNTDALASSATSLLIDRAASLTERIRVGSGGIMLPNHSPLAVIEQFGTLVQFHGDRIDLGLGRAPGTDQLTAQLLARTSAEPHAFIAAVEQMRDWSREESTGGLPISAGVAKGTEVPMWILGSTANGARLAAQLGMPFSVASHFAPFQYLQALDVYRANFDANAPSAQIAEPRTMVGVNLVVAETDEEAQRQFTTLQQMFLGVVTGQRQKIQPPRPLEEVAPEHLISQVDQTLSIRAVGSPATVVAQLEAIVASTGADELILTAYHFDPADRLRSLELLAEAWGLPGA from the coding sequence ATGACCGCCTCCGATGCCAGCACCGACACGACTTCCAGCTCCGTCCCCCACGTCCCCCTCTCGATCCTGGACCTGGTGTCCATCTCGGAGGGGCAGTCCACCCGCGATGCGATCGCCGCCTCGATGGAGGGTGCGAAGACCGCGGACCGGCTGGGCTATGAGCGCTATTGGTTCGCCGAGCATCACAACACCGATGCGCTGGCCTCCAGCGCCACCAGCCTGCTGATCGACCGTGCCGCGTCGCTGACCGAGCGGATCCGGGTGGGTTCGGGCGGGATCATGCTGCCCAACCATTCGCCGCTGGCGGTGATCGAGCAGTTCGGCACCCTGGTGCAGTTCCACGGCGACCGCATCGACCTGGGTCTGGGCCGGGCCCCGGGCACCGACCAGCTCACCGCGCAGCTGCTGGCCCGCACCTCTGCCGAGCCGCATGCCTTCATCGCCGCGGTGGAGCAGATGCGCGACTGGTCCCGCGAGGAGTCCACCGGCGGGCTGCCCATCAGCGCGGGAGTGGCCAAGGGCACCGAGGTGCCGATGTGGATCCTGGGCTCCACCGCCAACGGTGCCCGCCTCGCCGCCCAGCTGGGGATGCCGTTCTCGGTGGCCTCGCACTTCGCGCCCTTCCAGTACCTGCAGGCCCTGGACGTGTACCGCGCGAACTTCGATGCGAACGCCCCCTCGGCACAGATCGCCGAACCGCGCACCATGGTGGGCGTGAACCTGGTGGTGGCCGAGACCGACGAGGAGGCCCAGCGTCAGTTCACCACCCTGCAGCAGATGTTCCTGGGGGTGGTGACCGGCCAGCGCCAGAAGATCCAGCCGCCGCGCCCGCTGGAGGAGGTGGCTCCGGAGCACCTGATCTCCCAGGTGGACCAGACCCTCTCGATCCGCGCCGTGGGCTCCCCCGCCACCGTGGTCGCCCAGTTGGAGGCGATCGTGGCATCCACCGGCGCCGACGAGCTCATCCTCACCGCGTACCACTTCGACCCAGCCGACCGCCTGCGCAGCCTCGAGTTGCTGGCCGAGGCCTGGGGGCTGCCGGGCGCCTGA
- a CDS encoding ECF-type riboflavin transporter substrate-binding protein, with the protein MSRTPSPVVQVVAIGIGAALFFVLGRFVAIPTPIPNTTISIQYAILAVLAVLYGPWVGLLAGLIGHLLIDVTGYGIWISWEAASGVFGLVVGLMLLRHRIHDGEFSGATAFRFVLAVAIAHAAAWLLIAPLGDVLIYNEPAGKVWAQGGLAFVANTITTAVLGTLILAVYARTRTKTGSLTVQS; encoded by the coding sequence ATGTCCCGCACCCCGTCCCCCGTCGTCCAGGTGGTCGCCATCGGCATCGGCGCCGCCCTGTTCTTCGTGCTGGGTCGCTTCGTGGCGATCCCCACCCCGATCCCCAACACCACCATCTCCATCCAGTACGCGATCCTCGCTGTACTCGCCGTGCTCTACGGCCCCTGGGTGGGCCTGCTCGCCGGCCTCATCGGCCACCTGCTGATCGACGTCACCGGCTACGGCATCTGGATCAGCTGGGAAGCGGCCTCCGGTGTGTTCGGCCTGGTCGTCGGCCTGATGCTGCTGCGCCACCGGATCCACGACGGCGAGTTCTCCGGCGCCACCGCGTTCCGCTTCGTCCTCGCGGTGGCGATCGCGCACGCCGCGGCCTGGTTGCTGATCGCGCCGTTGGGTGACGTGCTGATCTACAACGAGCCCGCCGGGAAGGTGTGGGCCCAGGGCGGCCTCGCGTTCGTCGCCAACACCATCACCACCGCCGTGCTGGGCACCCTGATCCTCGCGGTCTACGCCCGCACCCGCACCAAGACCGGGTCGCTCACGGTCCAGTCGTGA
- a CDS encoding energy-coupling factor transporter transmembrane component T family protein: protein MSSPLLGYVPRQGWLHTLTGVSKLVLVLALVVGAMISFDARYLLGLSLLSVVLWAVSRVRLRDLAVVLWLIAIFMVLNNLLIFVFAPGYGEQLFGSRTLLVDGPWRWDLTAQQLFYQLVVTLKYFAVLPGVLLFITTTRPPEFASSLNRIGVPYRAAYAVSLALRYIPDVQRDFRTISQAQQARGLDVSRKVGLGTRIRNLTSTLMPLLLGAFDRIESVAAAMELRGFGRGKGRTWFDQRPLRTRDVVVMVAAVLLLATSVALVVLGGGRWWNPFA from the coding sequence ATGAGTTCACCACTGCTGGGGTATGTGCCCCGCCAGGGATGGCTGCACACCCTCACCGGGGTGTCCAAGCTGGTGCTGGTGCTCGCCCTGGTGGTGGGCGCGATGATCAGCTTCGATGCGCGCTACCTGCTGGGGCTGTCCCTGCTGTCCGTGGTGCTGTGGGCGGTGTCGCGGGTGCGGCTGCGGGACCTCGCGGTGGTGCTGTGGCTGATCGCGATCTTCATGGTGCTGAACAACCTGCTGATCTTCGTGTTCGCCCCCGGTTACGGCGAGCAGCTGTTCGGCTCCCGCACGCTGCTGGTGGACGGCCCCTGGCGGTGGGACCTCACCGCGCAGCAGCTGTTCTACCAGCTGGTCGTGACCCTGAAGTACTTCGCGGTGCTGCCGGGGGTGCTGCTGTTCATCACCACCACGCGGCCCCCGGAGTTCGCATCCTCCCTGAACCGGATCGGGGTGCCGTACCGCGCCGCCTACGCGGTGTCCCTGGCGCTGCGGTACATCCCGGACGTCCAGCGGGACTTCCGCACCATCTCCCAGGCGCAGCAGGCCCGCGGCCTGGACGTGTCCCGCAAGGTGGGGCTCGGCACCCGGATCCGCAACCTGACCTCGACACTCATGCCCCTGCTGCTGGGGGCCTTCGACCGGATCGAGTCGGTGGCTGCGGCGATGGAGCTGCGCGGCTTCGGGCGCGGGAAGGGCCGCACCTGGTTCGATCAGCGGCCCCTGCGCACCCGGGACGTGGTGGTGATGGTGGCGGCCGTGCTGCTGCTGGCGACCTCGGTCGCGCTCGTGGTGCTGGGCGGTGGCCGCTGGTGGAACCCCTTCGCCTGA
- a CDS encoding type I restriction endonuclease, with product MSASGLHQELPFQDEIASHLEAHGWLRSRNSAGYDKERALFPEDLLGWLQDTQPKEYEKIVAPGLTGEAREKAEARILDRVVKVLAADEAHGGGTLGVLRKGFDMVGLRHGFKAMQMPPADDRNPDLTVRYAKNRLRVMQEAIYSKDKTDRIDLVLFCNGLPVATIELKTDYTQTLAQGIAQYRDDRSPVNEPLLTEFRGALVHFVVTDTRIVMTTKLEGPGTTFLPFDMGHDNGAGNPPETGTSFFWKDVLDRDAWLAILAKFIYINHDTREDPLTGEVTDKRRIRFPRFHQWRAVTRLAAAARNEGPGHHYLIQHSAGSGKTDSIAWTAHRLSTLHTPEGTKVFDTVIVIADRQVLDRQLQDAVDQLVTTTGTFQAITRGSGSSKTKLLREALTAGVPIIGVTIQTFPYVLTALKEAAEKGEDSSIAGKRFAVIADEAHSSQSGEASAAVRKVVYLNDPASGLDEDAEPGADQDALVAMAAKVDADQRISFFAFTATPKAKTLEQFGRPGPDGKPAPFDLYSMKQAIEEGFILDVLKNYTTYERAARISLKAGGEDIEVDARTGTQAYLTAVNLHPTNIDQKVREIIRHYLAAVQPVSIRSRGSHRILLLGTADRADGGQ from the coding sequence ATGAGCGCGTCCGGCCTGCACCAGGAACTCCCCTTCCAGGACGAGATCGCCTCACACCTCGAGGCCCACGGCTGGCTGCGCTCCCGCAACAGTGCAGGCTATGACAAGGAACGCGCTCTCTTCCCGGAGGACCTGCTGGGCTGGCTCCAGGACACCCAGCCCAAGGAATACGAGAAGATCGTCGCCCCCGGCCTCACCGGCGAGGCACGCGAGAAGGCCGAGGCCCGCATCCTTGACCGCGTCGTCAAGGTGCTCGCTGCGGACGAGGCCCATGGCGGAGGCACCCTGGGTGTGCTCCGCAAGGGCTTCGACATGGTGGGCCTGCGCCACGGCTTCAAAGCGATGCAGATGCCGCCGGCAGATGACCGGAACCCGGACCTCACCGTCCGGTACGCGAAGAACCGTCTGCGTGTGATGCAGGAGGCCATCTACTCGAAGGACAAGACCGACCGCATCGACCTGGTGCTGTTCTGCAACGGCCTGCCAGTGGCGACCATCGAGCTCAAGACCGACTACACCCAGACCCTGGCCCAGGGTATCGCCCAGTACCGCGATGACCGGTCCCCGGTGAACGAGCCGCTGCTCACCGAGTTCCGCGGCGCCCTGGTGCACTTCGTCGTCACCGACACCCGCATCGTGATGACCACCAAGCTCGAGGGCCCAGGCACCACGTTCCTGCCGTTCGACATGGGGCACGACAACGGTGCCGGGAACCCGCCGGAGACCGGCACTTCGTTCTTCTGGAAGGACGTCCTCGATCGCGACGCCTGGCTCGCGATCCTCGCCAAGTTCATCTACATCAACCATGATACCCGAGAGGACCCGCTGACCGGCGAGGTCACAGACAAGCGGCGCATTCGCTTCCCCCGGTTCCACCAGTGGCGGGCCGTCACGCGCCTGGCCGCTGCCGCCCGCAATGAAGGCCCCGGCCACCACTACCTGATCCAGCACTCCGCAGGCTCCGGCAAGACCGACTCCATCGCCTGGACCGCCCACCGCCTGTCCACCCTCCACACGCCAGAGGGCACCAAGGTGTTCGACACGGTCATCGTCATCGCCGACCGCCAGGTGCTGGACCGTCAGCTTCAGGACGCCGTCGATCAGCTCGTCACCACCACCGGTACGTTCCAAGCGATCACCCGTGGCTCGGGCAGCTCCAAGACGAAGCTGCTGCGCGAGGCGCTGACCGCGGGCGTGCCGATCATCGGCGTCACCATTCAGACCTTTCCGTACGTGCTCACGGCCCTCAAAGAAGCTGCCGAGAAGGGCGAGGACAGCTCCATCGCTGGCAAGCGGTTCGCCGTCATCGCCGATGAGGCCCACTCTTCCCAGTCGGGCGAGGCCTCCGCCGCCGTCCGCAAGGTCGTCTACCTCAACGACCCCGCCTCCGGTCTCGACGAGGACGCCGAGCCAGGCGCCGATCAGGATGCGCTGGTCGCCATGGCCGCCAAGGTCGATGCCGATCAGCGCATCTCGTTCTTCGCCTTCACCGCCACCCCCAAGGCCAAGACGCTCGAACAGTTCGGGCGCCCCGGGCCCGACGGCAAGCCCGCCCCCTTCGACCTGTACTCGATGAAACAGGCGATCGAGGAGGGATTCATCCTCGACGTGCTGAAGAACTACACGACGTACGAGAGGGCAGCCCGGATCTCCCTGAAGGCCGGTGGCGAGGACATCGAGGTCGATGCCCGCACCGGCACCCAGGCGTACCTGACGGCGGTGAACCTGCACCCCACGAACATCGACCAGAAGGTGCGCGAGATCATCCGGCACTACCTCGCGGCCGTGCAGCCGGTGAGTATTCGTAGTCGTGGGAGCCACCGAATCTTGCTCTTGGGGACCGCCGATCGTGCCGACGGGGGCCAGTAG
- a CDS encoding N-6 DNA methylase, whose amino-acid sequence MSTTFNHAQFIWSAADILRSTYKQHQYGDVILPFTVLARLDAVLAPTKEAVVRELAGFDRDRMPSAAMLRNKAGHEYSFFNASRHDLKSLQGDPDNLEENLRDYVGAFSENVRDIFEKYKFEDAIIDLARNDLLLQVLQHFAKVDLHPQAVSNEQMGHIFEELIRKFAEASNETAGEHFTPREVIELMVTILLDGDPDLGKDHVVRSVYDPTAGTGGMLSVADDKIRSYNKTAQVSLLGQEINPASYAICKADMVVKGQPIDNIVLGNTLTQPAFRGQSFHYGLSNPPFGVDWKQFKKSVEDEHKLRGFAGRFGPGLPRVSDGSLLFLMHLISTLRAPKPAQSNHTAGRGAIVLNGSPLFTGGAGSGESNIRRWVLENDYLEAIIGLPTDMFYNTGIATYVWILSKDKAPERRGKVQLIDATGMFEKMRKSVGSKRRYLSERNIEEITRLYNAFEDAEHSKIFAIEDFFYRSITVERPMRRNYALTPERIERTMAARQVTKLQDAEREALRDALGAAADAAGGIVSTSRAVFTKDLKAALDEHGLKLTPAVLKVLIGELSEHDEDGELVTGPGGKSVADASLRDTENVPWDEDVEEYLQREVIPFVPDAWIDHTKTKEGAEIPFTRHFYEYVPPRPLQEIDQDLDEVLGRIRVRLAEVKG is encoded by the coding sequence GTGTCCACTACCTTCAATCACGCCCAGTTCATCTGGTCCGCTGCGGACATCCTGCGCAGCACGTATAAGCAGCACCAGTACGGGGATGTGATCCTGCCGTTTACTGTGCTGGCGCGCTTGGATGCGGTGCTCGCCCCGACGAAGGAGGCGGTGGTCCGCGAGCTCGCGGGCTTCGACCGGGATCGGATGCCTTCGGCGGCGATGCTGCGCAACAAGGCGGGTCACGAGTACTCGTTCTTCAATGCCTCTCGGCACGATCTGAAGTCACTGCAAGGCGATCCGGACAACCTCGAGGAGAACCTGCGCGACTACGTGGGCGCGTTCTCGGAGAACGTGCGGGACATCTTCGAGAAGTACAAGTTCGAGGACGCGATCATCGACCTGGCCCGCAACGACCTGCTGCTGCAGGTGCTGCAGCACTTCGCAAAGGTCGATCTGCATCCGCAGGCGGTCAGCAACGAGCAGATGGGCCACATCTTCGAGGAGCTGATCCGCAAGTTCGCCGAGGCATCCAACGAGACCGCCGGTGAGCACTTCACGCCGCGCGAGGTCATCGAGTTGATGGTGACGATCCTGCTGGATGGGGATCCGGATCTGGGCAAGGACCACGTGGTGCGCAGCGTGTACGACCCGACGGCAGGCACGGGCGGCATGCTCTCGGTGGCCGATGACAAGATCAGGTCCTACAACAAGACGGCGCAGGTGAGCCTTCTGGGGCAGGAGATCAACCCGGCCTCGTACGCGATCTGCAAGGCCGACATGGTGGTCAAGGGACAGCCCATCGACAACATCGTGCTGGGCAACACCCTCACGCAGCCGGCCTTTCGCGGGCAGTCGTTCCACTACGGGCTGTCGAACCCACCGTTCGGCGTGGACTGGAAGCAGTTCAAGAAGTCAGTGGAGGACGAGCACAAGCTCCGCGGATTCGCGGGTCGCTTCGGGCCCGGACTTCCGCGGGTATCAGACGGATCGCTGCTGTTCCTCATGCACTTGATCTCCACGCTGCGCGCACCGAAACCCGCTCAGTCGAACCACACGGCCGGGCGGGGGGCGATCGTCCTGAACGGTTCACCGCTGTTCACGGGCGGGGCGGGCTCGGGCGAGTCGAACATTCGGCGCTGGGTGCTGGAGAACGACTATCTCGAGGCGATCATCGGCCTGCCCACGGACATGTTCTACAACACCGGCATCGCTACCTACGTGTGGATCCTGTCCAAGGACAAGGCCCCGGAACGACGCGGCAAGGTGCAGCTGATCGACGCGACAGGCATGTTCGAGAAGATGCGCAAGTCCGTGGGCTCCAAGCGCCGGTACCTGTCGGAGAGGAACATCGAGGAGATCACGCGGCTGTACAACGCCTTCGAGGACGCGGAGCACTCGAAGATCTTCGCCATCGAGGACTTCTTCTACCGGAGCATCACGGTGGAGCGACCCATGCGCCGCAACTATGCGCTCACCCCCGAGCGGATCGAGCGGACAATGGCAGCACGGCAGGTCACCAAGCTGCAGGACGCCGAGCGCGAGGCACTGCGGGATGCCCTCGGTGCAGCGGCCGACGCAGCAGGTGGCATAGTCTCCACCAGCCGTGCGGTGTTCACGAAGGATCTGAAAGCAGCACTGGACGAGCACGGGCTGAAGCTCACGCCCGCTGTGCTGAAAGTTCTGATCGGTGAGCTTTCTGAGCACGACGAGGATGGCGAACTGGTGACCGGACCGGGCGGCAAGAGCGTGGCCGACGCATCCCTGCGGGACACCGAGAACGTTCCGTGGGACGAGGACGTGGAGGAATACCTTCAGCGCGAGGTGATCCCTTTCGTGCCCGATGCATGGATCGATCACACCAAGACCAAGGAAGGCGCAGAGATCCCCTTCACGCGCCATTTCTACGAGTACGTCCCGCCGCGCCCCCTCCAGGAGATCGACCAGGACCTCGACGAGGTGCTGGGGCGGATCCGCGTCCGGCTGGCGGAGGTGAAGGGGTGA
- a CDS encoding SAM hydrolase/SAM-dependent halogenase family protein — protein sequence MHPLVLQSDFGLDDGAVSAMVGVAVAVDPGLRIHDLTHNIPPYDIWEGSYRLAQVISYWPAGTVFVSVVDPGVGSDRLSVVARTRTGHLVVTPDNGTLTHLHSIFGIEQLRQIDETMNRREGSEESYTFHGRDIYAYTGARLASGAITYEQVGPEVPLQELVSLPLVEPEATGGAVHGTIDTLDVRYGSLWTSIPRELFRELGVGHGGRVTVRVSHHDAVVHAAQMTYARSFADVEVGESLLYVNSLDRMAVAINRGHYARAFSLGTGTSWRVRLEPAT from the coding sequence ATGCATCCCCTCGTACTGCAGTCCGACTTCGGCCTGGACGACGGTGCGGTCAGCGCCATGGTTGGCGTGGCCGTAGCCGTCGACCCCGGCCTGCGCATCCACGACCTCACCCACAACATCCCGCCCTACGACATCTGGGAGGGCTCTTACAGGCTGGCCCAGGTGATCTCGTACTGGCCTGCCGGCACCGTGTTCGTCTCGGTGGTGGATCCCGGTGTGGGCTCGGACCGGCTGAGCGTGGTGGCCCGCACCCGCACCGGGCACCTGGTGGTGACCCCGGACAACGGCACCCTCACCCACCTGCACAGCATCTTCGGCATCGAGCAGCTGCGGCAGATCGACGAGACCATGAACCGCCGTGAAGGCTCCGAGGAGTCCTACACCTTCCACGGGCGCGACATCTACGCGTACACCGGTGCGCGGCTCGCCTCCGGCGCGATCACCTACGAGCAGGTGGGCCCCGAGGTGCCGCTGCAGGAGCTGGTGTCGCTGCCGCTGGTGGAACCCGAGGCCACCGGCGGCGCGGTGCACGGCACGATCGACACCCTGGACGTTCGCTACGGCTCCCTGTGGACCTCCATCCCCCGGGAGCTGTTCCGTGAGCTGGGCGTGGGCCACGGCGGCAGGGTCACGGTGCGGGTCAGCCACCACGACGCCGTGGTGCACGCCGCCCAGATGACCTACGCCCGCAGCTTCGCCGACGTCGAGGTGGGTGAGTCGCTGCTGTACGTGAACTCCCTGGACCGCATGGCCGTGGCCATCAACCGCGGCCACTACGCCCGCGCCTTCTCCCTGGGCACCGGCACCTCCTGGCGGGTGCGACTCGAACCGGCCACCTGA
- a CDS encoding DUF3744 domain-containing protein, protein MTHAAEPLIELRGYCFQYRAQSEPTLHDIDLVIRRGEKVAVIGASGSGKSTLLSVLNGLIPHHHRGTATGTVRVCGNDPAAVPLVETSRRVGTVLQDTSGQFVGLTVGEDIAFSLENQQVPHAQMPQRVQHAASIVGIQDRLASSPHELSGGQKQRVAMAGVLVDDVEVLLFDEPLANLDPAAGRAAVELIDDLHREHGRTVVIVEHRLEDVLHRPVDRIVLMAGGRIVADAPPDEVLVSGLLEQHGIRPPLHLAALRMAGAPARAEQHPADLTAMELDEDQVAAVREWVAGTDAARPDVAPGRAVALELDRVGCVLPRAGDAPGTRAVQDVSARVHAGEMIGVLGSNGAGKSTLARVVCGFEKATEGVVRLGSVDASGWTLAERGEHVGFVLQEPGQMISRPLITEEIELGLRARGLDEQVIAERTARVLEVCGLRPFRSWPVSALSHGQKKRVTIASILALEPEVLILDEPTAGQDYAHYSEFMDFLTRINKLGTTVLLITHDMHLALEYTDRVLVMSGGRLLADTDPAAALTDEDLTSRADLVTTGLFTLSQRCGIADPVRLVHRFVQADRAERGGSR, encoded by the coding sequence GTGACCCACGCCGCCGAGCCGCTCATCGAGCTGCGCGGGTACTGCTTCCAGTACCGCGCGCAGTCCGAGCCCACCCTTCACGACATCGACCTGGTGATCAGGCGTGGCGAGAAGGTGGCGGTGATCGGTGCGTCCGGCTCTGGTAAGTCCACCCTGCTCTCGGTGCTGAACGGGCTGATCCCCCACCACCACCGGGGCACGGCCACGGGCACGGTGCGGGTGTGCGGCAACGACCCGGCCGCGGTGCCGCTGGTGGAGACCTCCCGGCGCGTGGGCACGGTGCTGCAGGACACCTCCGGGCAGTTCGTGGGCCTCACCGTGGGTGAGGACATCGCCTTCAGCCTGGAGAACCAGCAGGTCCCCCACGCGCAGATGCCGCAGCGGGTGCAGCATGCCGCTTCCATCGTGGGGATCCAGGACCGGCTGGCGTCCTCCCCGCACGAGCTCTCCGGTGGGCAGAAGCAGCGGGTGGCGATGGCCGGGGTGCTGGTGGACGACGTGGAGGTGCTGCTGTTCGACGAACCCTTGGCGAACCTGGACCCGGCTGCGGGGCGCGCCGCGGTCGAGTTGATCGATGACCTGCACCGCGAGCACGGCCGCACCGTGGTGATCGTGGAGCACCGCCTGGAGGACGTGCTGCACCGCCCAGTGGACCGGATCGTGCTGATGGCCGGGGGTCGGATCGTGGCCGATGCCCCGCCGGACGAGGTGCTGGTCTCGGGCCTGCTGGAGCAGCACGGCATCCGACCGCCCCTGCACCTGGCGGCCCTGCGGATGGCCGGTGCACCTGCCCGCGCCGAGCAGCACCCGGCGGACCTGACGGCGATGGAACTGGACGAGGATCAGGTCGCGGCGGTGCGGGAGTGGGTGGCCGGCACCGATGCCGCCCGTCCCGATGTCGCGCCCGGCCGGGCCGTCGCGCTCGAACTGGACCGGGTGGGCTGTGTGCTGCCGCGCGCGGGCGATGCCCCCGGCACCCGGGCCGTGCAGGACGTCAGCGCCCGCGTCCATGCCGGGGAGATGATCGGCGTGCTGGGCTCCAACGGTGCCGGGAAGTCCACCCTGGCGCGCGTGGTGTGCGGTTTCGAGAAGGCCACCGAGGGAGTGGTGCGCCTCGGCTCGGTCGATGCCTCGGGGTGGACCCTCGCCGAGCGGGGCGAGCACGTGGGCTTCGTGCTGCAGGAGCCGGGGCAGATGATCTCCCGCCCCCTGATCACCGAGGAGATCGAGCTGGGGCTGCGTGCGCGCGGCCTGGACGAGCAGGTGATCGCCGAGCGCACCGCCCGGGTGCTGGAGGTGTGCGGCCTGCGGCCGTTCCGCAGCTGGCCCGTCTCGGCGCTGAGCCACGGCCAGAAGAAGCGGGTCACCATCGCCTCGATCCTGGCGCTGGAGCCCGAGGTGCTGATCCTGGACGAGCCCACCGCCGGGCAGGACTACGCCCATTACAGCGAGTTCATGGACTTCCTGACCCGCATCAACAAGCTCGGCACCACGGTGCTGCTGATCACCCACGACATGCACCTGGCGCTGGAGTACACCGACCGGGTGCTGGTGATGAGCGGGGGGCGCCTGCTGGCCGACACCGATCCGGCCGCGGCCCTCACCGACGAGGATCTCACCTCTCGCGCCGACCTGGTGACCACGGGACTGTTCACCCTCTCGCAGCGCTGCGGGATCGCGGATCCGGTGCGCCTGGTGCACCGCTTCGTGCAGGCCGACAGAGCCGAACGGGGTGGGTCTCGATGA
- a CDS encoding rhodanese-like domain-containing protein, whose translation MTTPRSIDEVLADSRDGVDRVEPAQLHSLLEGDGAHVIDVRSAITRDVEGHIPGAVVVERLVLEWRLDPASPHRMEGGPKHTDLVVVVCNEGYHSSLAARDLRRLGFSRATDLVGGFRAWKADGFPVEDRPTRYVD comes from the coding sequence ATGACCACCCCACGCAGCATCGATGAGGTGCTCGCGGACTCTCGGGATGGCGTGGACCGGGTCGAACCTGCCCAGCTGCACTCCCTGCTCGAGGGCGACGGGGCGCACGTGATCGACGTGCGCTCCGCCATCACCCGGGACGTCGAGGGCCATATCCCCGGTGCGGTGGTGGTGGAGCGCCTGGTGCTCGAGTGGCGCCTGGACCCGGCAAGCCCCCATCGGATGGAGGGCGGCCCTAAGCACACGGACCTCGTGGTCGTCGTGTGCAACGAGGGATACCACTCCTCGCTCGCCGCCCGCGACCTGCGCCGGCTCGGCTTCAGCCGCGCCACCGACCTGGTCGGCGGGTTCCGTGCGTGGAAGGCCGACGGTTTCCCCGTCGAGGACCGGCCCACGCGGTACGTCGACTGA
- a CDS encoding cation diffusion facilitator family transporter: protein MDLTRFAWLSIAAAIATIALKTGAWAMTGSVGLLSDAAESTVNLVAAVVALIALKVAAQPATERFLYGRAKAEYFSAAVEGAMIFVAAAVILVTAVERFVNPQPLENVGWGLVISVVASLINGAVAFVLIRAGRRYRSITLRADGRHLLTDVWTSVGVIVGVGLVGLTGWERLDAVVAFAVGVNIIITGVSLVSESVSGLLDKSLSEEDHEVIRAILQRRTDGSVTFHGLQTREAGQQKFMNVHVLVPDEWTVKHGHDYIEELERELTAALPELTVLTHLEPISDPASYEDIPEAHVRIHDDDHDPTRPPQA, encoded by the coding sequence GTGGACCTCACCCGTTTCGCCTGGCTGTCGATCGCCGCGGCCATCGCCACCATCGCCCTGAAGACGGGGGCCTGGGCGATGACCGGCTCGGTGGGCCTGCTCTCGGACGCCGCCGAGTCCACCGTGAACCTGGTGGCAGCGGTTGTGGCGCTGATCGCGCTGAAGGTCGCTGCGCAGCCCGCCACCGAGCGGTTCCTCTACGGCCGCGCGAAGGCGGAGTACTTCTCCGCCGCGGTGGAGGGGGCGATGATCTTCGTGGCCGCCGCGGTCATCCTGGTCACCGCCGTGGAGCGGTTCGTGAACCCCCAGCCGCTGGAGAACGTGGGCTGGGGCCTGGTGATCTCGGTGGTGGCCTCCCTGATCAACGGGGCCGTGGCGTTCGTGCTGATCAGGGCTGGGCGCCGCTACCGCTCCATCACCCTGCGGGCCGACGGCCGCCACCTGCTCACCGACGTGTGGACCTCGGTGGGTGTGATCGTGGGCGTGGGACTGGTGGGCCTGACCGGCTGGGAGCGGCTGGACGCCGTGGTCGCCTTCGCCGTCGGCGTCAACATCATCATCACGGGCGTGTCCCTGGTCAGCGAGTCCGTCTCCGGACTGCTGGACAAGTCGCTGTCCGAGGAGGACCACGAGGTGATCCGGGCGATCCTCCAGCGCCGCACCGACGGCAGCGTCACCTTCCACGGCCTGCAGACCCGCGAGGCCGGGCAGCAGAAGTTCATGAACGTGCACGTGCTGGTGCCGGACGAGTGGACCGTCAAGCACGGCCACGACTACATCGAGGAGCTCGAACGCGAGCTCACCGCGGCCCTCCCGGAGCTCACCGTGCTCACGCACCTGGAGCCGATCTCGGACCCGGCCAGCTACGAGGACATCCCCGAGGCGCACGTGCGGATCCACGACGACGACCACGACCCCACCCGGCCGCCGCAGGCGTAA